From the Salmo trutta chromosome 30, fSalTru1.1, whole genome shotgun sequence genome, one window contains:
- the LOC115168767 gene encoding sodium-dependent lysophosphatidylcholine symporter 1-like, translated as MAHTTVLSDGSQYENKNELVTTKDGNATLKPGGIPFSRKISYAVGGMPYQMTANAKGFFLQIFLLDVVQMGAFYASLILFLGRAWDAITDPLVGYMVTKSGRTRIGKLIPWIVFSMPLGVLAYIMMWFTPQVHVSLLQFLLVLHLELPL; from the exons ATGGCACATACCACGGTGCTCAGTGATGGGTCACAGTATGAGAACAAAAATGAGTTGGTTACAACGAAGGATGGAAACGCAACTCTG AAACCCGGAGGCATTCCTTTCTCCAGGAAGATAAGTTATGCAGTTGGTGGCATGCCCTATCAGATGACGGCCAACGCAAAGGGATTCTTCTTGCAGATCTTCCTGCTGGATGTTGTACAG ATGGGGGCCTTCTATGCATCTCTCATCCTCTTCCTTGGCCGGGCATGGGATGCCATCACTGACCCTCTGGTGGGATATATGGTCACCAAGAGTGGTAGAACACGCATCGGCAAACTCATTCCCTG GATTGTGTTCTCCATGCCGCTGGGCGTCCTGGCCTACATCATGATGTGGTTCACGCCTCAGGTCCATGTCTCCCTCCTCCAGTTTCTTCTGGTTCTTCATCTGGAGCTGCCTCTTTGA